A single Silvibacterium dinghuense DNA region contains:
- a CDS encoding universal stress protein, with protein MSYLFANSDTQRQLLIAPSQIVVATDLTDSEILLPHIVSQALAHHAHVTLVHAILPANLLTLDGTLSYPEQERLDRSITGMVIDFGARIRALGVSCDVVAEHGFSADVIRKQIETRQATRLIVATHGRGKLGRLALGSVAAELLRSITVPIFAVGRHAASQVMRHATPRKILHPVSLTGNSLAHAEFVHAVAADCGAQLTLLHVLEADQPGRTDQAVLRAQHALRELLPSSGLQTKVDIQVCLGERTEKILEYADRISADWIIAGLGAKPPYWPLQESTAYRLMASALCPVFTCGRKAIGEKPPLAALEESRVSAQAGKLYS; from the coding sequence ATGTCCTACCTCTTCGCAAACAGCGACACGCAACGCCAGCTGCTTATCGCACCATCACAGATCGTCGTTGCCACCGACCTTACGGACAGCGAGATTCTTCTGCCGCACATCGTCTCTCAGGCTCTCGCCCATCACGCGCATGTCACTCTGGTGCACGCCATCCTGCCAGCGAACCTGCTGACACTGGATGGCACCCTGTCGTACCCCGAGCAGGAAAGGCTGGATCGCAGCATCACCGGCATGGTCATCGATTTCGGAGCGCGCATCCGCGCTCTGGGCGTCAGCTGCGATGTGGTAGCTGAGCACGGTTTCAGCGCCGATGTGATCCGGAAGCAGATCGAAACGCGCCAGGCGACCCGGCTGATCGTGGCCACCCACGGACGGGGCAAGCTCGGCCGCCTGGCCCTTGGCTCCGTAGCGGCCGAGCTGCTTCGCAGCATCACGGTTCCGATCTTCGCTGTAGGCCGGCATGCCGCATCACAGGTAATGCGGCATGCAACACCCCGCAAGATCCTTCACCCCGTTTCGCTTACCGGCAATTCCCTGGCGCATGCCGAGTTCGTCCATGCCGTAGCCGCCGATTGCGGAGCACAGCTTACCCTGCTGCACGTTCTCGAGGCGGATCAGCCAGGGAGAACCGACCAAGCCGTTCTTCGTGCTCAACATGCGCTCAGAGAACTACTGCCGTCTTCCGGGCTCCAGACCAAGGTCGATATCCAGGTATGCCTCGGAGAACGGACCGAAAAAATTCTCGAGTATGCCGATCGTATCTCGGCGGATTGGATTATAGCTGGCCTGGGCGCCAAGCCACCTTACTGGCCTCTCCAGGAAAGCACCGCCTATCGCCTGATGGCCAGCGCACTATGCCCGGTCTTTACCTGCGGCCGGAAAGCCATCGGGGAAAAGCCTCCGCTTGCGGCACTGGAAGAGAGCAGAGTTTCGGCCCAGGCGGGCAAGCTCTATTCGTGA
- a CDS encoding Crp/Fnr family transcriptional regulator, with translation MGVFVSLPGRAVLFEEGEALRDVFIVCDGQLKLSATSREGRTMILRLAAAGDVLGLSAALNNLPHEVTAETLEPTRLKAIRRHEFLAFLESYRQVGNNTARVMAREYQEVFLDARRLALSGSAASRLGTLLLEWGRAAACGKPELRFTMALTHEELASMAGTSRETVTRLLNRFEKSHLILRKGATLTILDPDGLVASSD, from the coding sequence ATGGGTGTCTTCGTATCCCTGCCCGGACGCGCCGTGCTGTTTGAAGAGGGAGAAGCTCTGCGCGACGTATTCATCGTCTGCGACGGCCAGCTCAAGCTCTCGGCGACCTCACGTGAAGGCAGGACCATGATCCTGCGCCTGGCTGCGGCCGGCGATGTGCTGGGACTCAGCGCCGCGCTGAACAATCTTCCCCATGAAGTCACAGCGGAAACGCTCGAACCCACGCGTCTTAAGGCCATTCGACGGCATGAATTTCTGGCCTTCCTCGAAAGCTATCGCCAGGTGGGTAACAATACCGCGCGCGTGATGGCCCGCGAGTATCAGGAAGTCTTTCTCGACGCCCGCCGGCTCGCGCTGTCCGGCTCTGCGGCAAGCCGGCTAGGCACTCTACTGCTGGAATGGGGCCGTGCTGCGGCATGCGGCAAACCGGAGCTGCGCTTTACCATGGCCTTGACGCACGAAGAGCTGGCCAGCATGGCCGGCACCTCGCGTGAGACCGTCACGCGCCTGCTCAACCGCTTCGAAAAGAGCCATCTCATTCTGCGCAAGGGCGCGACGCTCACCATCCTCGATCCGGATGGACTGGTCGCCTCCTCGGATTAA
- a CDS encoding universal stress protein, translating to MQTSLKFSTIVLATDLGMTASSALRYAQALARQHGATLIIVHVIDPVGYAFPEGTTQFARLEEQARHEVERMEAELRLQNIPVHSVLARGTICERILQAVQDHHADLLVLGTRARTEAGRAALGMIARHLLAEAPCPILTVSPDAEALLPWAGHWRRVLAATDFSAASLTALETAHRIANSHLVALHVSPSTGNEQSLKLEQLRFIAPFNESHTVPVEHVVTPGDPAETIASYARRLHADLVVLGAPDNELSEEDYPSSTILNVIAHVPCPVLCVRAGVQTDATAAFAAEAAVPC from the coding sequence ATGCAAACCAGTCTTAAATTCTCCACCATCGTCCTCGCTACCGATCTCGGCATGACCGCATCTTCGGCACTCCGCTATGCGCAGGCCCTGGCTCGGCAGCACGGCGCAACGCTGATCATCGTGCATGTGATCGACCCGGTAGGCTATGCCTTTCCCGAGGGCACAACGCAATTCGCAAGACTCGAGGAGCAGGCACGGCACGAGGTCGAACGCATGGAGGCCGAACTCCGGCTGCAGAATATTCCCGTGCATTCTGTGCTGGCACGCGGCACGATCTGCGAACGCATTCTGCAGGCAGTGCAAGACCACCATGCTGACCTCCTGGTGCTGGGAACACGCGCTCGCACAGAGGCGGGACGCGCAGCGTTGGGAATGATCGCCCGCCATCTGCTGGCCGAAGCTCCATGCCCCATCCTCACCGTTTCCCCCGATGCCGAAGCATTGCTTCCCTGGGCAGGCCACTGGCGGCGCGTGCTTGCCGCTACGGACTTCTCTGCTGCTTCGCTGACAGCGCTCGAGACGGCGCATCGCATCGCCAATTCGCACCTGGTCGCATTGCATGTCTCTCCGAGCACAGGCAACGAGCAATCCCTCAAGCTGGAACAGTTACGCTTCATCGCGCCCTTCAACGAATCGCATACCGTGCCCGTGGAGCATGTCGTCACACCAGGCGACCCGGCAGAGACGATCGCCAGCTATGCCCGCAGACTTCACGCCGATCTGGTTGTTCTCGGAGCTCCGGATAATGAGCTGTCAGAAGAGGATTACCCTTCGAGCACGATTCTGAATGTGATTGCGCATGTGCCTTGCCCAGTCCTGTGCGTACGCGCGGGAGTTCAGACTGACGCGACAGCAGCATTTGCGGCCGAAGCCGCTGTCCCGTGCTGA
- a CDS encoding CRTAC1 family protein, which produces MGQAQSAKSQPYPPNRAHPGPAWFVDVAQTAGLTMQNINGDAATKKYIIETTGGGVAILDYDHDGWPDIFLVNGTAFPFEPHPDTPPTSHLYHNNHDGTFTDVTKQAGLTATGWGQGACVGDYDNDGWDDLYVTYYGKNRLYHNEHNGTFKEVAETAGVAGTGAEWGTGCAFVDYDRDGKLDLMVANYVHFDLATIPKPGEGVMCLWKGTPVMCGPRGLPHTTNILYHNVGDGKFEDVSAASGITKTNAHYCFSVSTLDYDDDGWPDIYVACDSTPSILYRNRHDGTFIDAASDAGVAYDEDGREQAGMGSAIGDYNGDGRPDIFKTNFSDDVSSLYRNDGGGMFTSTIREAGLGLNTQYLGWGVAFMDVENDGWPDVLIANGHVYPEVDTAHLGSTYREPRLFYSNRGDGTFKDLSRDAGPGATMPASSRGLATADLWNDGRVEAVINNIDGTPLLLVNEAANSNHWIGVILEGTASNRDGIGAKVTVHAGSRSFVQEVRSGSTYISSSDLRLHFGLGSTSSAESIDVRWPSGREEIYNHAIVGSQVDRFVTLVEGRGASASAVAGK; this is translated from the coding sequence ATGGGACAGGCGCAGTCTGCGAAGTCTCAGCCTTATCCGCCGAATAGGGCACATCCTGGTCCCGCCTGGTTCGTCGACGTCGCACAAACGGCCGGTCTGACGATGCAGAACATCAACGGCGATGCGGCAACGAAGAAGTACATCATTGAGACCACCGGCGGCGGCGTTGCCATCCTCGACTACGATCACGACGGCTGGCCCGACATCTTTCTCGTCAATGGCACAGCTTTTCCCTTCGAGCCGCATCCGGATACGCCGCCGACCAGTCATCTGTATCACAACAACCATGACGGGACGTTCACCGATGTGACGAAGCAGGCTGGTCTTACGGCTACCGGCTGGGGGCAGGGCGCCTGCGTCGGAGACTACGACAACGATGGGTGGGACGATCTTTACGTTACTTACTACGGCAAGAATCGTCTTTATCACAATGAGCACAACGGCACATTTAAAGAAGTAGCCGAAACGGCAGGTGTCGCTGGCACTGGTGCCGAGTGGGGGACCGGATGTGCATTCGTCGACTATGATCGCGACGGCAAGCTCGATCTGATGGTCGCCAACTATGTCCACTTCGATCTTGCTACAATCCCGAAACCGGGCGAAGGCGTGATGTGCCTGTGGAAGGGCACGCCGGTGATGTGCGGTCCGCGCGGGCTGCCTCACACGACGAACATCCTGTATCACAATGTGGGCGACGGCAAGTTTGAGGATGTCAGCGCAGCTTCCGGCATTACCAAGACCAACGCGCACTACTGTTTCAGTGTCTCCACGCTCGATTATGACGACGATGGCTGGCCGGATATCTATGTCGCCTGCGACAGTACGCCGAGCATCCTTTATCGTAACCGTCACGATGGCACATTCATCGATGCCGCTTCGGATGCGGGTGTAGCCTACGACGAAGATGGCCGCGAGCAGGCCGGGATGGGCTCCGCCATTGGGGATTACAACGGCGATGGCCGTCCGGATATCTTCAAAACCAATTTCTCCGACGATGTTTCTTCACTCTATCGTAATGATGGCGGTGGCATGTTCACCTCTACGATTCGCGAGGCTGGACTTGGACTGAACACACAGTATCTTGGCTGGGGCGTTGCGTTTATGGATGTGGAGAATGATGGCTGGCCGGATGTGCTCATCGCGAATGGCCATGTTTATCCTGAAGTCGATACCGCACATCTTGGTTCGACATACCGAGAGCCGCGGCTCTTCTATTCGAATCGCGGTGACGGTACTTTCAAGGATCTGAGTCGTGATGCCGGACCGGGGGCAACCATGCCTGCCTCGAGCCGTGGGCTTGCAACTGCCGATCTCTGGAACGATGGCCGCGTCGAAGCGGTGATCAACAATATCGATGGGACCCCACTGCTGCTGGTGAACGAAGCCGCGAATAGCAATCACTGGATCGGAGTGATTCTTGAAGGAACAGCTTCGAATCGCGATGGCATCGGAGCCAAGGTAACGGTTCATGCGGGTAGCCGTAGCTTTGTGCAGGAGGTGCGCAGTGGCTCGACCTATATCTCGAGCAGCGATCTTCGCCTGCACTTCGGCCTGGGGAGCACCAGCAGCGCCGAGAGCATCGACGTGCGCTGGCCCAGCGGTAGGGAAGAAATATACAACCATGCCATCGTGGGCTCGCAGGTAGACCGCTTTGTCACGCTGGTTGAAGGCCGCGGAGCGTCAGCATCTGCCGTTGCAGGAAAATGA
- a CDS encoding tetratricopeptide repeat protein — MRTLLPVALFLSFQAFGQTTPATPPLQAATPTAQLAQAEDAMKHGRNQDAVPILEALSQSTPLPKGVFHDLGLAYYRTGKLAEAQKAFSRAVQNDPSDEESVQMMGLTLFRMGQPANAIPYLEKVRQWTPNSEADANYVLGLCYMNSQRYDDARRAFAAQYGVAPDSGAAYLLTGNMLINANLPELAAAQAQKALVATPNLPMAHFLLGEVALFKSDIDGATKEFEAERALNPGYAPVYDRLGDTYAHVGKYQEAQEALMKAISLDTSRTGPFILMGKVLLRRNDPQSALLYLRHAEKMDPGNFITHTLIGQALRASGQEAEAKQEFDTAAKIHAAGELKLQPSP; from the coding sequence ATGCGCACGCTGTTACCTGTCGCACTCTTTCTTTCCTTTCAGGCTTTCGGCCAGACCACGCCCGCGACGCCTCCTCTGCAGGCCGCGACACCCACGGCACAGCTCGCTCAAGCGGAAGATGCCATGAAGCATGGGCGCAACCAGGACGCAGTGCCGATCCTCGAAGCGCTGAGCCAGAGTACTCCGCTCCCGAAGGGCGTCTTTCACGATCTTGGCCTTGCCTACTATCGCACCGGCAAACTGGCCGAGGCACAGAAGGCTTTCTCGCGGGCAGTGCAGAACGATCCATCGGACGAAGAGTCCGTACAGATGATGGGACTGACACTCTTCCGCATGGGACAGCCGGCAAATGCAATTCCCTATCTTGAGAAGGTGCGGCAGTGGACACCCAACTCAGAGGCTGATGCAAACTACGTGCTCGGACTCTGCTACATGAACTCGCAGCGATATGATGACGCCCGCAGAGCCTTCGCCGCACAGTACGGCGTGGCTCCGGATTCGGGCGCGGCCTACCTGCTGACCGGCAACATGCTCATCAACGCGAATCTCCCGGAACTGGCCGCGGCGCAGGCGCAGAAAGCACTGGTCGCAACGCCGAACCTGCCCATGGCGCATTTTCTCCTCGGCGAGGTAGCTCTCTTCAAGAGCGATATCGACGGAGCTACAAAGGAATTTGAAGCAGAGCGTGCGCTCAATCCCGGATATGCTCCGGTCTATGACCGGTTGGGCGACACCTATGCCCACGTCGGCAAGTATCAGGAAGCCCAGGAAGCGCTGATGAAGGCCATCTCCCTCGACACGTCGCGGACAGGGCCGTTCATCCTGATGGGCAAGGTGCTGCTGCGGCGGAACGATCCGCAATCGGCGCTTCTCTACCTGCGGCACGCAGAGAAGATGGACCCGGGCAACTTCATCACACATACGCTGATAGGGCAGGCGCTACGCGCCTCGGGACAGGAAGCCGAGGCGAAGCAGGAATTCGACACGGCGGCCAAGATCCACGCCGCGGGCGAGCTTAAACTGCAGCCCTCACCGTAA